The following coding sequences are from one Anolis sagrei isolate rAnoSag1 chromosome 6, rAnoSag1.mat, whole genome shotgun sequence window:
- the LOC132779667 gene encoding uncharacterized protein yields MASRKKMSRRPRKRGHTKRKRRIIRKKKLRSVKRYRRQKRSARTRSRLPKRLPKRLPKRVPTKKVRMTRDAWGMLHSYVDGIYRKVSGEAERLRKKERRPSVISSDVQSALRQIMPKKESRRGTRIR; encoded by the coding sequence ATGGCTTCAAGGAAAAAAATGAGCAGGCGACCACGAAAGAGGGGACACACCAAGAGGAAAAGGCGCATCATCCGAAAGAAAAAACTGAGATCTGTCAAGCGATACCGACGTCAGAAGCGGTCAGCTAGAACCAGATCAAGGTTGCCCAAAAGACTGCCAAAAAGACTGCCCAAAAGAGTGCCAACTAAGAAGGTACGAATGACCAGAGATGCTTGGGGCATGTTGCACTCCTACGTAGATGGCATCTACAGAAAAGTCTCTGGGGAAGCTGAACGTCTAAGGAAAAAAGAACGAAGGCCTTCTGTCATATCTTCAGATGTCCAATCTGCACTGAGGCAGATCATGCCAAAGAAAGAGAGCAGGCGAGGCACCAGGATTCGTTAG